In Pseudomonas fakonensis, one DNA window encodes the following:
- a CDS encoding ribonuclease E inhibitor RraB, with the protein MSSQNDDISSSVLRQMKAGGFDFTRIHPIEFYAVFPDEAGARRAARQFRGESTNAQVSERDDGAWHLELSKVMYASYGGIGAFEEDFERVVLPCGGEVEGWGVRQERPIA; encoded by the coding sequence ATGAGCAGCCAGAACGACGACATCAGCAGCAGTGTCCTTCGCCAGATGAAAGCTGGCGGTTTCGATTTCACCCGTATCCACCCCATCGAGTTCTATGCGGTATTCCCCGACGAAGCCGGCGCGCGCCGGGCGGCGCGGCAGTTTCGCGGCGAGTCGACCAACGCCCAGGTGAGTGAGCGCGACGATGGCGCCTGGCACCTGGAACTGAGCAAGGTGATGTATGCCAGCTACGGCGGCATCGGCGCGTTCGAGGAGGACTTCGAGCGTGTGGTACTGCCCTGTGGCGGGGAAGTGGAGGGCTGGGGCGTGCGCCAGGAACGGCCGATTGCCTAG
- a CDS encoding amidotransferase: protein MLLRICILETDVLRPELVAQYQGYGRMFEQLFSRQPVAAEFCVFNVMNGNYPPDGERFDAYLVTGSKADSFGSDPWIQTLKAYLLKLYERGEKLLGVCFGHQLLALTLGGKAERADKGWGVGVHRYSLAAHAPWMDPEVTELTLLISHQDQVTALPDGATVIASSDFCPNAAYHIRDQVLCFQGHPEFVHDYSRALLDARQEYLGDEVYQKAVASLATEHQGDLVGEWMLRFIQQPAKARDSAA, encoded by the coding sequence ATGTTGTTACGCATCTGCATCCTTGAAACCGATGTCCTGCGGCCGGAACTGGTTGCGCAGTACCAGGGCTACGGAAGGATGTTCGAGCAGCTATTCTCGCGTCAGCCGGTTGCCGCCGAGTTTTGCGTGTTCAACGTGATGAACGGCAATTACCCGCCTGACGGCGAGCGCTTCGACGCCTACCTGGTGACCGGCAGCAAGGCTGACTCGTTCGGTAGCGACCCGTGGATCCAGACGCTCAAGGCGTACCTGCTCAAGCTGTACGAGCGTGGTGAAAAATTGCTTGGTGTGTGCTTTGGCCATCAGTTGCTGGCACTGACCCTCGGTGGCAAGGCCGAGCGCGCCGACAAGGGTTGGGGCGTGGGTGTCCACCGTTACAGCCTGGCAGCCCATGCGCCGTGGATGGACCCCGAGGTGACTGAGCTGACGCTGCTGATCAGCCACCAGGACCAGGTCACCGCACTGCCCGACGGCGCTACGGTGATCGCCTCCAGCGATTTTTGCCCGAACGCGGCCTACCACATTCGCGACCAGGTGCTGTGCTTCCAGGGGCACCCTGAGTTTGTCCACGATTATTCCCGGGCGCTGCTCGATGCGCGCCAGGAATATTTGGGCGATGAGGTGTACCAGAAGGCCGTGGCGAGCCTTGCCACCGAGCATCAGGGCGACCTCGTGGGCGAGTGGATGCTGCGCTTCATTCAGCAGCCGGCCAAGGCCCGCGATAGCGCGGCGTGA
- a CDS encoding TonB-dependent siderophore receptor: MTPLRPRLPLGLLSLGLALHSGQGLADDSVTLAPVRVTDSYASEGYQVREAQVGSLHAAPVLDTPAAVSVFSRQLLDDRQVRKLSEVLQSDASVGESYAPVGYYENFNVRGFELNAASSYKINGQTIAGEQNVALENKQQVELLKGLSGLQSGVSEPGGLVNYVTKRTEDVRSISMSSNEQGERYLATDLGVWFGAERQFGVRVNLAHEDIRSYVDHADGKRDFASVAFDWQINPDAVLELDAEYQHREQYSVPGYQLLGGTSLPHGVNPKDHLAWQQWAKPVQNDSLNLGGRFKYRLNDNWNSTLSASRSEVVIDDYSAFAWGSDGGNAAHFSPSGDYDIYDFRSPDDTRRTDEAQATLDGSFQALGVGHELTLGASAQRRTLDQRPYYNMLVGSGNIGEDAPAVQPSSAPVGDSERRLDSRQYGLFFSDRITFNEHWQTVIGAREVRLDEKTWDENGVAGRHTRQYQLLPNVALIYKPQPDTTLYASYSKGLSAGGTAPWYASNASEILAPTLSRQLEVGIKRDWQGMSFSAALFQIRQAYQYARPDDSGFTYVQQGQQKNTGLELGASGQVTSNLQIHASAAVIRARVQNSGTDPYEGHQAINVPRLRAALQADYALPVPGLALLGGARYSASKYASQAGNVEVGGYTVFDIGSRYRTQIGGYDTVLRLGVDNVFDKRYWRDVGDYLGDNYLFPAAPRTARLSASVSF, from the coding sequence ATGACCCCGCTTCGCCCCCGCCTGCCCCTTGGCCTGCTCAGCCTGGGCCTGGCCCTGCACAGTGGCCAGGGCCTGGCCGATGACAGCGTAACCCTGGCCCCGGTGCGGGTTACCGACAGCTACGCAAGCGAGGGCTACCAGGTGCGCGAGGCCCAGGTCGGCAGCCTGCACGCAGCACCCGTGTTGGATACCCCGGCGGCGGTCAGCGTGTTCAGCCGCCAACTGCTGGACGACCGCCAGGTACGCAAGCTCAGCGAAGTGCTGCAAAGCGATGCCTCGGTCGGTGAAAGCTATGCGCCGGTGGGCTACTACGAGAACTTCAACGTGCGCGGCTTCGAGCTGAATGCCGCCAGCAGCTACAAGATCAACGGCCAGACCATCGCCGGCGAGCAGAACGTGGCGCTGGAGAACAAGCAGCAGGTGGAACTGCTCAAGGGCCTGTCGGGCTTGCAGAGCGGCGTGTCCGAGCCTGGCGGGCTGGTCAACTACGTGACCAAGCGCACCGAGGATGTACGCAGCATCAGTATGTCGAGCAACGAGCAGGGCGAGCGCTATCTGGCCACCGACCTGGGCGTCTGGTTCGGCGCTGAACGCCAGTTCGGTGTGCGGGTAAACCTGGCCCACGAGGACATCCGCTCCTACGTCGACCACGCCGACGGCAAGCGCGACTTCGCCTCGGTGGCCTTCGACTGGCAGATCAACCCCGATGCCGTGCTGGAGCTGGATGCCGAGTACCAGCACCGCGAGCAGTATTCGGTGCCGGGCTACCAGTTGCTGGGCGGCACTTCGCTGCCCCACGGTGTGAACCCGAAGGACCACCTGGCCTGGCAGCAGTGGGCCAAGCCTGTGCAAAACGACTCGCTGAACCTGGGCGGGCGCTTCAAGTACCGCCTGAACGACAACTGGAACAGCACCCTCAGCGCCTCGCGCAGCGAGGTGGTGATCGACGACTACAGCGCCTTCGCCTGGGGCAGCGACGGCGGCAATGCCGCGCACTTCAGCCCCTCGGGTGATTACGACATCTACGATTTCCGCAGCCCCGACGACACCCGCCGCACCGACGAGGCCCAGGCCACGCTCGACGGCAGCTTCCAGGCACTGGGTGTCGGGCATGAACTGACCCTGGGCGCCAGCGCCCAGCGCCGCACCCTCGACCAGCGCCCCTACTACAACATGCTGGTGGGCAGCGGCAACATCGGCGAGGACGCGCCCGCCGTACAACCGTCCAGCGCCCCGGTCGGCGACAGCGAGCGCCGCCTGGACAGCCGCCAGTACGGCCTGTTCTTCAGCGACCGCATCACTTTCAACGAACACTGGCAGACCGTGATCGGCGCCCGCGAAGTGCGCCTGGACGAAAAGACCTGGGATGAGAACGGCGTTGCCGGCCGCCACACCCGGCAGTACCAGTTGCTGCCCAATGTCGCGCTGATCTACAAGCCGCAGCCGGACACCACGCTGTATGCCAGCTACTCCAAGGGCCTGTCGGCCGGCGGCACCGCCCCGTGGTACGCCAGCAACGCCAGTGAAATCCTCGCCCCGACCCTGTCGCGCCAGCTGGAAGTGGGCATCAAGCGCGACTGGCAGGGCATGAGCTTCAGTGCCGCGCTGTTCCAGATACGCCAGGCCTACCAATACGCCCGGCCCGATGACAGCGGCTTCACCTACGTGCAGCAGGGTCAACAGAAGAACACCGGTTTGGAGCTGGGCGCCAGCGGCCAGGTCACCTCGAACCTGCAGATTCACGCCAGCGCTGCAGTGATCCGCGCACGGGTGCAGAACAGCGGTACCGACCCTTACGAGGGCCACCAGGCGATCAACGTGCCGCGCCTGCGCGCGGCGCTGCAGGCCGACTACGCCCTGCCCGTCCCTGGCCTTGCCCTGCTCGGCGGCGCGCGCTACAGCGCCAGCAAGTATGCGAGCCAGGCCGGCAACGTCGAAGTGGGTGGCTACACGGTGTTCGATATCGGCAGCCGCTACCGCACGCAAATCGGTGGCTACGACACGGTGCTGCGCCTGGGCGTGGATAACGTCTTCGACAAGCGCTACTGGCGCGATGTGGGGGATTACCTGGGGGACAACTACCTGTTCCCGGCGGCGCCGCGTACGGCCAGGTTGTCGGCTTCGGTGAGTTTCTAG
- a CDS encoding class I SAM-dependent methyltransferase yields the protein MVTKQSSTGGRWPMSSIASWLADCHDGLVYGEPAQSFTTLCEGLTEYRLGMSDEQWRADILPACRSHPLDQLLLEDPYTRRARERPRGYAGDAVMMDYIYFRTPPDTCSELGRQVFASLTGSPNGASVRWRREHLADLIDSQAWRCDALSVLAVACGHCRECLLLPSETLQAIETFIALDQDPDSLEIVRKTLPAQIVPRRMAAQSLVRETSLRGFDLVYSAGLYDYLAEPAAAALTHLLVERTAPGGTVLIANFTPDNWGRGYMEAFMDWHLVLRTRDDMRRLVPATGVTSSCVYFDPYRNVVYLKMIKA from the coding sequence GTGGTCACCAAACAGAGCAGCACCGGCGGGAGGTGGCCAATGTCAAGCATTGCATCATGGCTTGCGGATTGTCACGACGGGTTGGTTTACGGTGAACCGGCGCAGAGCTTCACCACCCTCTGCGAAGGGCTGACCGAGTATCGGCTGGGCATGTCCGATGAGCAGTGGCGCGCGGATATCCTGCCCGCCTGTCGCAGCCACCCCCTGGACCAGTTGCTGCTCGAAGACCCTTATACCCGCCGCGCCAGGGAGCGCCCGCGGGGTTATGCAGGCGACGCGGTGATGATGGATTACATCTACTTCCGCACGCCGCCAGACACCTGCAGCGAGCTCGGCAGGCAGGTATTTGCCAGCTTGACCGGTTCACCCAATGGCGCAAGCGTGCGTTGGCGACGGGAGCACCTCGCTGACCTGATCGACAGCCAGGCGTGGCGCTGTGATGCACTTTCAGTGTTGGCAGTAGCGTGCGGCCATTGCCGGGAGTGCCTGCTGCTGCCCAGCGAAACCTTGCAAGCCATCGAGACGTTCATAGCCCTGGATCAAGACCCCGACAGCCTTGAAATTGTGCGCAAGACCCTGCCCGCGCAGATCGTGCCACGCAGGATGGCCGCACAATCGCTGGTTCGCGAGACAAGCCTGCGCGGCTTCGACCTTGTCTACTCGGCAGGTCTTTACGACTACCTCGCCGAGCCTGCCGCAGCGGCGCTGACCCACCTGCTGGTCGAGCGTACCGCGCCCGGCGGCACCGTGCTGATCGCCAACTTCACACCGGACAACTGGGGGCGTGGCTACATGGAGGCCTTCATGGATTGGCATCTGGTGCTACGCACCCGGGACGACATGCGCAGGCTGGTGCCCGCAACAGGGGTCACCAGCAGTTGCGTGTATTTCGACCCTTATCGCAATGTGGTTTACCTGAAGATGATCAAGGCCTAG
- a CDS encoding lysophospholipid acyltransferase family protein, whose protein sequence is MLYLLRMLLLALHFLLVGLAGLVIGLLRPFNPDNSRLFARLYSVPAAWLMGIRVKAEVAPLRDQPPGCVIIANHQSNFDLFILGQVVPRRTVAIGKKSLGWIPLFGQLFWLGGNVLVDRANAYQARRAMQATTRTLRDDTSIWIFPEGTRNPGEQLLPFKKGAFHMAIEAGVPIVPVCVSRYSQRLGLNSWRQRTVIVRSLAPIATAGLTTQDLPALIEQCRAQMQHCIDHMEGELSGK, encoded by the coding sequence ATGCTCTATCTGCTCCGCATGCTCCTGCTGGCCCTGCACTTTCTGTTGGTGGGCCTGGCGGGCCTGGTGATCGGCCTGCTGCGCCCGTTCAACCCCGACAACAGCCGCCTGTTCGCCCGCCTGTACAGCGTCCCCGCTGCCTGGCTCATGGGCATCCGGGTCAAGGCCGAAGTCGCTCCGCTGAGGGACCAGCCACCCGGCTGCGTGATCATCGCCAACCACCAATCCAACTTCGACCTGTTCATCCTCGGCCAGGTCGTGCCCCGCCGCACCGTCGCCATCGGCAAGAAAAGCCTCGGCTGGATCCCGCTGTTCGGCCAGCTGTTCTGGCTGGGCGGCAACGTGCTGGTGGACCGCGCCAACGCCTACCAGGCGCGCCGGGCCATGCAGGCCACCACCCGCACCCTGCGCGACGACACCTCGATCTGGATCTTCCCCGAAGGTACGCGAAACCCGGGCGAACAGCTGCTGCCCTTCAAGAAAGGCGCGTTTCACATGGCAATCGAGGCCGGCGTGCCGATCGTGCCGGTGTGCGTCAGCCGCTATTCACAGCGCCTGGGGCTCAACAGCTGGCGCCAGCGCACGGTGATCGTGCGCTCGCTGGCGCCCATCGCCACCGCCGGGTTGACCACGCAGGACCTGCCAGCGCTGATCGAGCAGTGCCGGGCGCAGATGCAGCATTGCATCGACCATATGGAAGGTGAACTGAGCGGGAAGTGA
- a CDS encoding crotonase/enoyl-CoA hydratase family protein, translated as MSELITYHAEDGVATLTLNNGKVNAISPDVIQAFNAALDRAVEERAVVVITGQPGILSGGYDLKVMTAGPKEAVGLVTAGSTLARRLLSHPFPVIVACPGHAVAKGAFLLLSADYRIGVEGPYKIGLNEVQIGMTMHHAGIELARDRLRRSAFHRSVINAEMFEPRDALDAGFLDKVVPAERLLDEAHQVARELKKLNMLAHKNTKLKVRKGLLEALDEAILLDQGHMG; from the coding sequence ATGAGCGAGCTGATTACCTACCACGCCGAAGACGGCGTCGCCACCCTGACCCTCAACAACGGCAAGGTCAACGCCATTTCGCCGGATGTCATCCAGGCATTCAACGCTGCCCTGGACCGTGCCGTGGAAGAGCGCGCGGTGGTGGTCATCACCGGCCAGCCGGGCATTCTGTCTGGCGGTTACGACCTCAAGGTGATGACTGCCGGCCCCAAGGAGGCGGTAGGCCTGGTGACTGCGGGTTCCACCCTCGCCCGTCGCCTGTTGTCGCACCCGTTCCCGGTGATCGTCGCCTGCCCTGGCCATGCCGTGGCCAAGGGTGCGTTCCTGTTGCTGTCGGCTGACTACCGCATTGGTGTCGAGGGGCCGTACAAGATCGGCCTGAATGAAGTGCAGATCGGCATGACCATGCACCATGCGGGCATCGAACTGGCCCGCGATCGCCTGCGTCGCTCGGCCTTCCACCGGTCGGTGATCAATGCCGAGATGTTCGAGCCTCGGGATGCGCTGGATGCGGGGTTTCTCGACAAGGTGGTGCCGGCTGAGCGGTTGCTCGATGAGGCGCATCAGGTTGCCCGGGAGCTGAAGAAGTTGAACATGTTGGCGCACAAGAATACCAAGCTGAAAGTGCGCAAGGGGTTGCTGGAGGCTTTGGATGAGGCGATTTTGCTGGATCAGGGGCATATGGGGTGA
- a CDS encoding cytochrome c translates to MRLYLALLCLLATLPLAAAPLNLQLGSQERTWQSEQLLAHPQARDITIEQDVAYKRTMHYRAVPLAVLLEGVGPQDHLQAVALDGFAAEMPAGPLLQQGPAQAWLAVDDPAHPWPALAPGKPGAGPFYLVWTQPQASGIRPEQWPFQIATIRRLAPVETRFPALLPDPAAGEPVRQGFALFQQNCLACHRLNGAGDAQFGPDLNLPHNPTEYFQPGYLRQYIRNPQSLRHWPQAKMPGFSEQVLNEAELDALLAYLKHMAGRKVQ, encoded by the coding sequence ATGCGCCTGTACCTCGCCCTGCTCTGCCTGCTGGCCACGCTGCCCCTGGCTGCGGCACCGCTGAACCTGCAACTGGGTAGTCAGGAGCGCACCTGGCAAAGCGAGCAACTGCTCGCCCACCCGCAGGCACGCGATATCACCATCGAGCAGGATGTCGCCTACAAGCGCACCATGCACTACCGCGCAGTGCCGCTTGCGGTGCTGCTAGAGGGTGTAGGGCCGCAGGATCACCTGCAGGCCGTGGCACTGGACGGTTTCGCCGCCGAAATGCCAGCCGGACCGTTGCTGCAGCAGGGCCCGGCGCAGGCCTGGCTGGCGGTAGACGACCCCGCCCACCCGTGGCCGGCGCTGGCCCCCGGCAAACCAGGGGCCGGGCCGTTCTACCTGGTGTGGACCCAACCCCAGGCCAGTGGCATTCGCCCGGAACAGTGGCCGTTCCAGATCGCCACGATCAGGCGCCTGGCGCCAGTTGAAACGCGCTTCCCGGCGCTGCTGCCAGACCCGGCAGCCGGCGAGCCGGTGCGCCAGGGTTTTGCCCTGTTCCAGCAAAACTGCCTGGCCTGCCATCGCCTCAATGGGGCTGGCGATGCTCAGTTCGGCCCGGACCTCAACCTGCCGCACAACCCCACCGAATACTTCCAGCCAGGTTACCTGCGCCAGTACATCCGCAACCCGCAGAGCCTGCGGCACTGGCCTCAGGCGAAAATGCCGGGGTTCTCGGAGCAGGTGCTGAACGAGGCTGAGCTGGATGCGTTGCTGGCTTATTTGAAGCATATGGCGGGGCGCAAAGTGCAGTGA
- a CDS encoding PLDc N-terminal domain-containing protein — protein MGSTFNGLVGLIILALDIWAILNVLKSSAEIGIKVLWILLIILLPVLGLIIWAVAGPRGNVRI, from the coding sequence ATGGGCTCTACCTTCAACGGGCTGGTCGGCCTGATCATTCTTGCCCTGGACATCTGGGCGATCCTCAACGTGCTCAAGAGCAGCGCCGAAATCGGCATCAAGGTGCTGTGGATACTGCTGATCATATTGTTGCCGGTGCTTGGGCTGATCATCTGGGCCGTCGCCGGGCCGCGGGGCAACGTGCGCATTTGA
- a CDS encoding LTA synthase family protein, with translation MANTDALKQPGVRGSFSPTLKSHLAYTLLSGLVIMLMLSLVRLALLLYNSDMIGTTPYATVAEGFLNGLRFDLRVVVYISVPLLLATLSPWLMARRGVFRFWLTLTSSVVMFLGLMEMDFYREFHQRLNGLVFQYIKEDPKTVLSMLWYGFPVVRYLLAWLFGTWLLSLLFKGIDRLTRGNGVQRAAPWYARVAVFMVILLVAVVAARGTLRQGPPMRWGDAFTTDSNFVNQLGLNGTLTLIDAAKSRFGEDRANIWKPVLEQALATETVRKQLLTANDTLVDADEAAVRRDFVPPAERTLPIKNVVVILMESFAGHSVGALGSSSNITPYFDKLAKEGLLFDHFFSNGTHTHQGMFATMACFPNLPGFEYLMQTPEGGHKLSGLPALLSARDYDDVYVYNGDFAWDNQSGFFGNQGMTTFIGRNDFVNPVFSDPTWGVSDQDMFDRGNEELAKHDGKKPIYALLQTLSNHTPYALPKDLPVEKVTGHGRLDEHLTAMRYSDWALGQFFEKARKEPYFKDTLFVIVGDHGFGNNQQITEFDLGRFHVPLLLIAPGIQEKFGKVDHTVGTQVDIVPTIMGRLGGQARHQCWGRDLLNLPEGDPGVGMIKPSGSEQVVGLIKGDQILIESKEMTPRMYRYQLGSDPKGELIQSPDQAQMLQQLEAFIQTATKSLLDNTAGVVHGTPK, from the coding sequence ATGGCTAACACGGATGCCCTGAAGCAACCGGGCGTGCGAGGCTCGTTCTCGCCGACCCTGAAATCCCACCTGGCCTACACGCTGCTCAGCGGCCTGGTGATCATGCTGATGCTCAGCCTGGTGCGCCTGGCGCTGCTGCTCTACAACAGCGACATGATCGGCACCACACCGTACGCCACGGTCGCAGAAGGCTTCCTCAACGGCCTGCGTTTCGACCTGCGTGTGGTGGTGTACATCAGCGTGCCGCTGCTGCTGGCGACCCTCAGCCCCTGGCTCATGGCCCGGCGCGGGGTGTTCCGCTTCTGGCTGACCCTCACCTCGAGCGTGGTGATGTTCCTCGGCCTGATGGAGATGGACTTCTACCGCGAGTTCCACCAGCGCCTGAACGGCCTGGTGTTCCAATACATCAAGGAAGACCCCAAGACCGTGCTGAGCATGCTCTGGTACGGCTTCCCGGTGGTGCGCTACCTGCTGGCCTGGCTGTTCGGCACCTGGCTGCTGAGCCTGCTGTTCAAGGGCATCGACCGCCTGACCCGCGGCAACGGCGTGCAGCGCGCGGCGCCCTGGTACGCGCGTGTGGCTGTGTTCATGGTGATTTTGCTGGTGGCCGTGGTCGCCGCCCGTGGCACCCTGCGCCAAGGCCCGCCGATGCGTTGGGGGGATGCCTTCACCACAGACTCGAACTTCGTCAACCAGCTGGGCCTGAACGGCACCCTGACCCTGATCGACGCTGCCAAGAGCCGTTTCGGCGAGGACCGCGCCAACATCTGGAAGCCGGTGCTGGAGCAGGCCCTGGCCACCGAGACCGTGCGCAAGCAGCTGCTGACCGCCAACGACACCCTGGTGGATGCCGACGAGGCTGCCGTGCGCCGTGACTTCGTGCCACCGGCCGAGCGCACCCTGCCGATCAAGAACGTGGTGGTGATCCTCATGGAGAGCTTCGCCGGCCACTCGGTCGGTGCCCTGGGCAGCTCCAGCAACATCACCCCGTACTTCGACAAGCTGGCCAAAGAAGGCCTGCTGTTCGACCACTTCTTCTCCAACGGTACCCACACCCACCAGGGCATGTTCGCCACCATGGCGTGCTTCCCCAACCTGCCGGGCTTCGAGTACCTGATGCAAACCCCGGAGGGTGGCCACAAACTGTCTGGCCTGCCGGCTCTGCTCAGCGCCCGCGATTATGATGACGTCTACGTCTATAACGGTGATTTTGCCTGGGACAACCAGTCCGGGTTCTTCGGCAACCAGGGCATGACCACCTTCATCGGCCGCAACGACTTCGTCAACCCGGTGTTCTCCGACCCGACCTGGGGCGTGTCCGACCAGGACATGTTCGACCGTGGCAACGAAGAGCTGGCCAAGCACGACGGCAAGAAACCGATCTACGCGCTGCTGCAGACCCTCTCCAACCACACCCCGTATGCTCTGCCCAAGGACCTGCCGGTAGAGAAAGTGACCGGCCACGGCCGCCTGGACGAGCACCTCACGGCCATGCGCTATTCCGACTGGGCGCTGGGGCAGTTCTTCGAGAAGGCGCGCAAGGAGCCTTACTTCAAGGATACCCTGTTCGTCATCGTGGGTGACCATGGTTTCGGCAACAACCAGCAGATTACCGAATTCGACCTGGGCCGCTTCCATGTGCCGCTGCTGCTGATCGCCCCGGGCATTCAGGAGAAATTCGGCAAGGTCGACCACACCGTGGGTACCCAGGTCGACATCGTACCGACCATCATGGGCCGTCTGGGTGGCCAGGCGCGCCACCAGTGCTGGGGCCGCGACTTGCTCAACCTGCCTGAGGGCGACCCAGGCGTAGGCATGATCAAGCCGTCGGGCAGCGAGCAGGTGGTGGGCCTGATCAAGGGCGACCAGATCCTGATCGAGTCCAAGGAAATGACCCCGCGCATGTACCGCTACCAGCTGGGCAGCGACCCCAAGGGCGAGCTGATCCAGAGCCCGGACCAGGCGCAGATGCTGCAGCAGCTCGAAGCGTTCATCCAGACCGCGACCAAGAGCCTGCTGGACAACACCGCCGGCGTGGTGCACGGCACGCCCAAGTAA
- a CDS encoding magnesium and cobalt transport protein CorA, whose amino-acid sequence MGRVVAAAVYSAGRKVTNISIDEGAEWARKPGHFVWIGLEEPNAEELANLQCQFGLHELAIEDALEKHSRPKLETFGDALFIVTYSPVRHEGRLEFIETHIFAGNGYIITCRNGHSKSYALVRQRCEARPLLLEHGEDFVLYALLDFVTENYQPVSEAIHGEIEELEQSVLSNSLKEEDIQRLHSLRRDILRLRRYVAPMVEVSEELQRLSFPFIDKNMRPYFRDVQIHVTRQMEDLAGIRDIASQTIEIGMLLESSRQSITQRKFAAWAAILAFPTAIAGIYGMNFQNMPELGWHYGYFAVLGVIGLGCAGLFASFKKSGWL is encoded by the coding sequence ATGGGTCGAGTCGTCGCAGCGGCGGTGTACAGCGCCGGTCGCAAGGTTACCAACATCAGTATCGACGAAGGCGCCGAGTGGGCACGCAAGCCCGGGCACTTCGTCTGGATCGGCCTGGAAGAACCCAACGCCGAAGAGCTGGCCAACCTGCAGTGCCAGTTCGGCCTGCATGAACTGGCCATCGAAGATGCCCTGGAAAAACACAGCCGGCCAAAGCTGGAAACCTTTGGCGACGCGCTGTTCATCGTCACCTACTCACCGGTGCGCCACGAAGGCCGGCTGGAATTCATCGAAACCCATATTTTCGCCGGCAACGGCTACATCATCACCTGCCGCAACGGCCACTCCAAATCCTACGCCCTGGTGCGCCAGCGCTGCGAAGCGCGCCCGCTGCTGCTGGAGCACGGCGAAGACTTCGTGCTGTATGCCCTGCTCGACTTCGTCACCGAAAACTACCAGCCGGTCAGCGAGGCGATCCACGGTGAGATCGAAGAGCTGGAGCAGAGCGTGCTGAGCAACTCGCTGAAAGAAGAAGACATCCAGCGCCTGCACAGCCTGCGCCGCGACATCCTGCGCCTGCGCCGCTACGTCGCCCCCATGGTGGAAGTGAGCGAGGAGCTGCAGCGCCTGAGCTTCCCGTTCATCGACAAGAACATGCGGCCGTACTTTCGTGACGTGCAGATCCACGTGACGCGGCAGATGGAAGACCTGGCCGGCATCCGCGATATCGCCAGCCAGACCATCGAGATCGGCATGCTGCTGGAGTCGTCACGCCAGAGCATCACCCAGCGCAAGTTCGCAGCCTGGGCGGCAATCCTGGCGTTCCCCACGGCAATTGCCGGCATCTACGGGATGAACTTCCAGAACATGCCGGAGCTGGGCTGGCACTACGGGTACTTTGCCGTGCTGGGGGTAATCGGGCTGGGCTGTGCGGGGCTGTTTGCCAGCTTCAAGAAGTCGGGCTGGCTGTAG